From one Cynocephalus volans isolate mCynVol1 chromosome X, mCynVol1.pri, whole genome shotgun sequence genomic stretch:
- the LOC134367782 gene encoding arginine/serine-rich protein 1-like encodes MSNYVKDKCPSSSQSNPLSMSRSGQPSLQFGSSSNSRSSRSNPRLWRRSWSSSRNRPQRRSRSRSRSRRHHERKYRGFLPSNRSRSHSRRHREWRCELSRRYYRSPPYRARSRPRSRTRLHSPGGSYHRRASAITRERRHYCFGRKVYPEEHRRRRKRSRTRSRSRTPFRLSEKDRKELLEIAKANAAKALGTTDIDLPAGLGDVPAAKETSRRTAVPNNVAKVKLWEKLTEDGTKTCSEKSSPKRSIAFSSKDSVATPIQKSAKAVAEETSSGSPKTDQEKRPRGLWIPV; translated from the coding sequence ATGTCCAACTACGTGAAGGATAAGTGTCCAAGCTCTTCGCAGAGCAATCCTCTTTCGATGTCGCGGTCAGGCCAGCCTTCGTTGCAGTTCGGGAGCAGCTCCAATTCCAGAAGCTCCCGGTCCAATCCCCGCCTCTGGAGGCGGTCATGGTCCAGCAGTCGGAACCGGCCCCAGAGAAGGAGCAGATCAAGGTCTCGTTCCAGAAGGCACCATGAGCGGAAGTACAGGGGCTTCTTGCCATCTAACCGGTCGCGATCTCACAGCCGCCGGCACCGAGAGTGGCGCTGTGAGCTGTCCAGGCGGTATTACCGGTCTCCGCCCTACAGAGCCCGATCGCGACCCCGATCCCGTACCAGGTTGCACTCTCCGGGAGGGTCGTATCACAGAAGGGCCTCCGCGATCACACGGGAGCGACGCCACTACTGCTTTGGTCGCAAGGTGTACCCGGAGGAACACCGCAGGCGGAGGAAGAGATCCAGGACCAGGTCTCGGAGCAGAACCCCTTTTCGCTTAAGTGAAAAAGATCGAAAGGAGCTGTTAGAAATAGCAAAAGCCAATGCAGCGAAAGCTTTAGGAACAACCGATATTGACTTGCCAGCTGGTCTCGGTGATGTTCCTGCAGCCAAAGAAACAAGCCGTAGAACAGCTGTACCAAATAATGTTGCAAAGGTCAAGCTGTGGGAAAAGCTAACAGAAGATGGGACTAAAACTTGCAGTGAGAAATCTTCCCCGAAAAGAAGCATAGCTTTTAGCTCTAAAGATTCTGTAGCAACGCCAATACAGAAATCAGCTAAAGCTGTTGCGGAAGAGACATCTTCAGGATCTCCAAAAACAGATCAGGAAAAGCGTCCACGTGGACTGTGGATACCtgtctaa